In Pantoea cypripedii, the DNA window CGTGAACAGTCTCTCACCGTTGAAGGGCTGGCTGTTGGTATCGTGCGCAACGGCGAATGGCTCTGATCCTTTAAATTCCCTGCTACGGTAGTGCCTTGGTGCTGCCGTGGTTTGATTTGTCAAAATAACTGTAGCGCAGCACAAACCGGGACGGGCTGATGCAGCTGTTTTCCCCCTCTGATAAGACACTCTGGCGGCTGGCGCTGCCGATGATCCTCTCGAATATCACGGTGCCATTGCTCGGCGTAGTGGATACCGCAGTGATTGGCCATCTCGACAGCCCGATCTATCTCGGTGGCGTGGCTGTGGGTAGCACAGCAACCAGTTTCATTTTTATGCTGTTGCTGTTTTTACGCATGAGCACAACCGGACTCACGGCCCAGGCATTTGGTGCCAGCAATAAAATGGCACTGGCGCGTGCGCTTACCCAACCGCTGCTTATCGCCCTGGTGGCGGGCGTGCTGTTTATTTTGTTACGCACCCCTGTCAGCAATCTGGCGGCTGCGCTAATGGGGGGCAGCGTTGCGGTTCAGCAACAGGCACAACTGTTTATTCAGATTCGCTGGCTCAGCGCTCCCGCCACGCTGGCTAATCTGGTGCTCCTTGGCTGGCTGTTGGGCGTGCAGTATGCGCGTGCGCCAGTGGTTTTGCTGGTGGTGGGCAATCTGGTCAATATCCTGCTGGATCTGCTGTTTGTCCTCGGTCTGCATTGGGGAGTGGCAGGTGCTGCCGCGGCAACGGCGCTGGCTGAATATGTCACGCTGGGCGTCGGGCTATTCATGGTCGCGCGGGTATTAAAACTGCGTGGCATTGATTTTGCTCTGTTGAAAGCGAGCTGGCGCGGCGGTGCTGCCCGTCTGTTTCGTCTCAATCGCGACATTATGTTGCGCTCCTTTCTGCTGCAAATCTGTTTTGCCTCTTTGACGATATTCGGTGCGCGCATTGGACCGGATGTGGTTGCAGTCAACTCGGTTCTGCTGATGTTTCTTACCTTTACCGCCTATGCGCTGGATGGCTTCGCTTATGCGGTTGAAGCCTGCTCGGGTGAAGCGGTCGGCGCGAAAGATCGCAGCCAGTTGTTGCTGGTGTGGCACGCGGCCTGCCGCCAGGCGGGTCTGGTGGCGCTGCTGTTCGCCATGTTGTATGCCTTGTGCGGGGAGCAGATTGTCGGGTTGCTGACTTCGCTGGAGGAACTCCGCGAAGCCGCTGATCGTTACCTGGTGTGGCAGGTGGTGATGCCATTGGTCGGCGTATGGTGTTATCTGCTGGATGGTATGTTTATCGGCGCGACGCGTGGCAGGGAAATGCGTAACAGCATGGCACTGGCGGCACTGGGCTATGGCTTGTCGTTGCTCACCTTACCCTGGTTGGGAAATCATGGTTTGTGGCTGGCGGTGACGGTATTTCTGGCATTACGCGGCATCACCTTGTGGCTGGTCTGGCGTCGTCACTGGCGTCATGATAGTTGGTTTTTGTTCAGTTAACTATGATGTGTTCTGTACAGAATAATCCGTAAGTGTGCTGGCTTATATTCATTGTCTACTATAATTACCCTTAACAGCGCAATTAAGTAGCGCTTTATATCGGTTTTGCCCATTAGATTTGGGTATGCCGCCAGCCTCAATGACAATGACATGGAGCATGGTTATGAACAAAGACGAAGCGAGCGGAAACTGGAAGCAATTCAAAGGGAAAGTGAAAGAAAAATGGGGCAAGCTGACAGATGATGATATGACTGTCATCGAAGGGAAACGCGATCAGCTTGTCGGTAAAATTCAGGAACGCTACGGTTACGCAAAAGATCAGGCCGAGCGTGAAGTGAAAGACTGGGAAGGTCA includes these proteins:
- the dinF gene encoding MATE family efflux transporter DinF yields the protein MQLFSPSDKTLWRLALPMILSNITVPLLGVVDTAVIGHLDSPIYLGGVAVGSTATSFIFMLLLFLRMSTTGLTAQAFGASNKMALARALTQPLLIALVAGVLFILLRTPVSNLAAALMGGSVAVQQQAQLFIQIRWLSAPATLANLVLLGWLLGVQYARAPVVLLVVGNLVNILLDLLFVLGLHWGVAGAAAATALAEYVTLGVGLFMVARVLKLRGIDFALLKASWRGGAARLFRLNRDIMLRSFLLQICFASLTIFGARIGPDVVAVNSVLLMFLTFTAYALDGFAYAVEACSGEAVGAKDRSQLLLVWHAACRQAGLVALLFAMLYALCGEQIVGLLTSLEELREAADRYLVWQVVMPLVGVWCYLLDGMFIGATRGREMRNSMALAALGYGLSLLTLPWLGNHGLWLAVTVFLALRGITLWLVWRRHWRHDSWFLFS
- a CDS encoding CsbD family protein: MNKDEASGNWKQFKGKVKEKWGKLTDDDMTVIEGKRDQLVGKIQERYGYAKDQAEREVKDWEGHNKDYRW